The following is a genomic window from Amycolatopsis australiensis.
GTGGTCGGCGTGATCGGCCCGTGGAACTACCCGGTGTTCACGCCGCTCGGCTCGATCGCGTACGCGCTGGCGGCGGGCAACGCGGTGGTGTTCAAGCCGAGCGAGTACACGCCGGGCGTGGGCAAGTGGCTGGTGGACGCGTTCGCCGAGGTCGTCCCGGAGCAGCCGGTGCTGCAGCTGGTGACGGGCTTCGGCGAGACGGGCGCGGCGCTGGTCGGCGCGGGCGTCGACAAGATCGCGTTCACGGGTTCGACGGCGACGGGCAAGCGCATCATGGCGGCGGCGGCGGAGACGCTCACGCCGGTGGTCATCGAGGCGGGCGGCAAGGATCCGGTCCTGGTGGACGCGGACGCCGACCTGGACGCGGCGGCCGACGCGACGGTGTGGGGCGCGTTCTCGAACTCGGGCCAGACGTGCATCGGCGTGGAGCGGGTGTACGTCCACGAGAAGGTGCACGACGAGTTCGTGGCGAAGGTGGTCGAGAAGGCGAAGGACGTCCGAGCGGGCTCGGACGAGGCGGCGCAGTACGGCCCGGTGACGATGCCGTCGCAGCTGGGCGTGATCAAGCGCCACATTCAGGACGCGCTGGCCAGGGGAGGCAAGGCGGTCCTGGGCGGCGAGGACGCGGTGGGCGACCGGTACGCGCAGCCGACGGTGCTGGTGGACGTCCCCGAGGACTCGGAAGCGGTCAAGGAGGAGACGTTCGGCCCGACGGTGACGATCGCGAAGGTCCGCGACATGGACGAAGCGGTGGAGCGGGCGAACAACACGAAGTACGGCTTGGGTTCGACGGTGTTCTCGAAGTCCCGCGGCGTGGAGCTGGCGGAGAAGCTGCGCACGGGCATGACGGCGATCAACGCACCGCTGTCGTTCGCGGGCATCGCTTCACTGCCGTTCGGCGGCGTGGGCGACTCGGGTTTCGGCCGCATCCACGGCCCGGAGGGCCTGCGCGAGTTCGCGAGGACGAAGGCCATCGCGCGGCAGCGGTTCACGGCCCCGTTGACGTTGACGTCGTTCAGCCGCAAGCAGTCGACGGACGCGTTGGTGGCAAAGCTGGTGACGGTGCTCCACGGCAAGCGTTGAGCAGCGCCGGGGCTGTGGACAACTCAGGTCCGCAGCCCCGGAACTGTCGGTGCCCGCCGGTAAGCTGGATACCGGGGGCCGAGGGCCACCCCGCCCGCCGGAACCTCACCGCCCCCGGATCAGGTCCGCCGCCTTCTCCGCCACCATGATCGTCGGCGCGTTCGTGTTCCCCCGTGGCACCACCGGCATCACCGACGCGTCCACCACCCGCAGTCCTTCGACCCCCTGAACCCGCAGCTGCGGATCGACCACCGTCCCGATCGCGCACGTCCCGACCGGGTGATAGAGGGTCTGCGTGTTCTCCCGGATGTGCTCGGCCAGCTCCGCGTCACTCAGATCGTGCCGCGCGGGCAGGAACGGCTGGTCCAGGAACCGCCGCAACGGCCCCGACCGGCCGATCTCGATCAGCGCCCGCAACCCCGCGATCATCGTCTCCAGATCGCGGGGCTCCGAGTAGTAAGCCGGGTCGATTTCCGGCTTCCACAACGGATTGGCCGACTTCAGCCGCAGCCGGCCCCGGCTGGCCACGTCCACCAGCGTCGCCGCCGACGTGAAACCCGGGACCGTCGGCTCGCGCAACCCGTTGTCGTAGAACAACGTCGGCGCCACGTGGACCTGCATGTCCGGCGCGGGCAGGCCGTCCGTGGTCGGGAAGAACGCGCCCGCCTCGCCGATGTTCGACGCCAGCGGCCCG
Proteins encoded in this region:
- a CDS encoding aldehyde dehydrogenase family protein yields the protein MTAVQPKPTSVGETFDSLSPATDEVVGTYPIHTAEDVKAAVARARVAAKWWEGLGFAGRAERLRAWKGVLTRRLPQLCQVVRDETGKPIADAQLESVLAIEHIAWAGKHARKVLGKQKRSAGLLMSNQAATVEYQPLGVVGVIGPWNYPVFTPLGSIAYALAAGNAVVFKPSEYTPGVGKWLVDAFAEVVPEQPVLQLVTGFGETGAALVGAGVDKIAFTGSTATGKRIMAAAAETLTPVVIEAGGKDPVLVDADADLDAAADATVWGAFSNSGQTCIGVERVYVHEKVHDEFVAKVVEKAKDVRAGSDEAAQYGPVTMPSQLGVIKRHIQDALARGGKAVLGGEDAVGDRYAQPTVLVDVPEDSEAVKEETFGPTVTIAKVRDMDEAVERANNTKYGLGSTVFSKSRGVELAEKLRTGMTAINAPLSFAGIASLPFGGVGDSGFGRIHGPEGLREFARTKAIARQRFTAPLTLTSFSRKQSTDALVAKLVTVLHGKR